One window of Camelus dromedarius isolate mCamDro1 chromosome 18, mCamDro1.pat, whole genome shotgun sequence genomic DNA carries:
- the CCN5 gene encoding CCN family member 5 isoform X2, which yields MRGTPQTHLLAFALLCLLSKVCTQLCPTPCACPWPPPRCPLGVPLVLDGCNCCRVCARRLGEHCDHLHVCDPSQGLVCQPGAGPGGRGAVCLFGEDDGSCEVNGRVYRDGETFQPHCRVRCHCQDGGFTCVPLCSEDVRLPSWDCPHPRRVEVPGKCCPEWVCDQGAGLGAQPLPAQGPQFSGLVAPPPPGISCPEWSTAWGPCSTTCGLGVSTRVSNQNHFCRLETQRRLCLLRPCPSTRVRSPRNSAF from the exons ATGAGAGGCACACCACAGACCCACCTCCTGGCCTtcgccctcctctgcctcctctccaag GTGTGTACCCAGCTATGCCCAACACCATGTGCCTGTCCCTGGCCACCACCCCGATGCCCACTGGGGGTGCCCCTGGTGCTGGACGGCTGCAACTGCTGCCGGGTATGTGCACGGCGGCTGGGGGAGCACTGCGACCATCTCCACGTCTGCGACCCCAGCCAGGGCCTGGTCTGCCAGCCCGGGGCGGGCCCTGGCGGCCGGGGGGCCGTGTGCCTCT TTGGAGAGGATGACGGCAGCTGTGAGGTGAACGGCCGGGTATACCGGGATGGGGAGACCTTCCAGCCCCACTGCAGGGTTCGCTGCCACTGCCAGGATGGCGGCTTCACCTGTGTGCCGCTGTGCAGCGAGGACGTGCGGCTGCCCAGCTGggactgcccccaccccaggagggtTGAGGTCCCAGGCAAGTGCTGCCCGGAGTGGGTGTGCGACCAGGGAgcggggctgggggcccagcccctcccagcccaag GACCTCAGTTTTCTGGCCTTGtcgctcccccaccccctggcatCTCCTGCCCAGAATGGAGCACAGCCTGGGGCCCCTGCTCAACCACCTGTGGGCTGGGTGTGTCCACCCGAGTGTCCAACCAGAACCACTTCTGCCGCCTGGAGACCCAGCGCCGTCTGTGCCTACTCAGGCCCTGCCCATCCACCAGGGTCCGCAGCCCCCGGAACAGTGCCTTTTAG
- the CCN5 gene encoding CCN family member 5 isoform X1, translating to MTAKASVCVCVCVRVCEPGSDLIVAGTLSLTGPPSQAQSWLCRGHSDMRGTPQTHLLAFALLCLLSKVCTQLCPTPCACPWPPPRCPLGVPLVLDGCNCCRVCARRLGEHCDHLHVCDPSQGLVCQPGAGPGGRGAVCLFGEDDGSCEVNGRVYRDGETFQPHCRVRCHCQDGGFTCVPLCSEDVRLPSWDCPHPRRVEVPGKCCPEWVCDQGAGLGAQPLPAQGPQFSGLVAPPPPGISCPEWSTAWGPCSTTCGLGVSTRVSNQNHFCRLETQRRLCLLRPCPSTRVRSPRNSAF from the exons ATGACTGCAAAGgccagcgtgtgtgtgtgtgtgtgtgtgcgtgtgtgtgagccTGGGAGTGACCTCATAGTCGCCGGAACATTAAGTCTTACAGGTCCTCCCTCCCAGGCTCAAAGCTGGCTCTGTAGGGGACACAGTGACATGAGAGGCACACCACAGACCCACCTCCTGGCCTtcgccctcctctgcctcctctccaag GTGTGTACCCAGCTATGCCCAACACCATGTGCCTGTCCCTGGCCACCACCCCGATGCCCACTGGGGGTGCCCCTGGTGCTGGACGGCTGCAACTGCTGCCGGGTATGTGCACGGCGGCTGGGGGAGCACTGCGACCATCTCCACGTCTGCGACCCCAGCCAGGGCCTGGTCTGCCAGCCCGGGGCGGGCCCTGGCGGCCGGGGGGCCGTGTGCCTCT TTGGAGAGGATGACGGCAGCTGTGAGGTGAACGGCCGGGTATACCGGGATGGGGAGACCTTCCAGCCCCACTGCAGGGTTCGCTGCCACTGCCAGGATGGCGGCTTCACCTGTGTGCCGCTGTGCAGCGAGGACGTGCGGCTGCCCAGCTGggactgcccccaccccaggagggtTGAGGTCCCAGGCAAGTGCTGCCCGGAGTGGGTGTGCGACCAGGGAgcggggctgggggcccagcccctcccagcccaag GACCTCAGTTTTCTGGCCTTGtcgctcccccaccccctggcatCTCCTGCCCAGAATGGAGCACAGCCTGGGGCCCCTGCTCAACCACCTGTGGGCTGGGTGTGTCCACCCGAGTGTCCAACCAGAACCACTTCTGCCGCCTGGAGACCCAGCGCCGTCTGTGCCTACTCAGGCCCTGCCCATCCACCAGGGTCCGCAGCCCCCGGAACAGTGCCTTTTAG